From a region of the Arachis ipaensis cultivar K30076 chromosome B09, Araip1.1, whole genome shotgun sequence genome:
- the LOC107614936 gene encoding TMV resistance protein N-like has translation MSSSSCTTKYDVFISFRGEDTRETFTAHLSKALENKTIRAYVDDRLPRGEEIWPTLEEAIESSLMSIVIFSENYATSKWCLEELVKIIQWREDHGQVVIPVFYRTEPSHIRYQRGSFEKAFAKHERDFAESESNREKIRKWRKALKKSADICGWHSKNYA, from the coding sequence ATGTCGTCATCTTCTTGTACAACAAAGTACGATGTATTCATTAGCTTCAGAGGTGAGGACACCCGCGAAACCTTCACGGCCCATCTGTCTAAAGCACTGGAAAACAAGACAATCCGGGCATACGTGGATGATCGTCTCCCGAGAGGAGAAGAAATCTGGCCAACACTGGAGGAAGCAATCGAGAGCTCGCTGATGTCGATCGTGATTTTCTCAGAAAACTACGCGACCTCCAAGTGGTGCTTAGAAGAGCTCGTCAAGATTATTCAATGGAGGGAAGATCACGGTCAGGTTGTTATACCAGTGTTCTACAGAACAGAGCCGTCACATATACGGTATCAGAGAGGGAGTTTTGAGAAAGCCTTTGCTAAACACGAAAGAGATTTCGCAGAGAGCGAATCCAACAGAGAGAAGATAAGAAAGTGGAGAAAGGCTCTCAAGAAATCAGCTGATATTTGTGGATGGCACTCCAAAAACTATGCGTAA